The Periophthalmus magnuspinnatus isolate fPerMag1 chromosome 10, fPerMag1.2.pri, whole genome shotgun sequence genome segment TGAGCGCTGATGAGCCGAGACACGGAGGTTTCTCGCTCAGGACTTTGGACCATCGGACCGTGGAGCGCGGGAGCGAGACACGCGGAAGACCTGACTGTGATGAGACACGTTCCGCATCAAGAGCAGGATGTCCTCCCTGCTCCACCCGGGTTTGCACACATGCACGCGCACGGTGCCAGTAAATCCAGTCCAACCACATACTCAACGCGACCCGATCTCATGACGTAATGTTGGGCTTCTATAGCCTACTTCAGTTCAGATAAACCTACATTCTTCTCATAGGCATTCAAAAGCCTCAATATAGACCATAGCGTTcctcctaaatatttgtatcgAGCTCACGGTCttgcaaaacataaaaaacaatgatCCGTAATGTGGTACCACCCTCCTCCGCACAATGACCGTGCGCTCCTCCGCTATATTGACATATTATAGCGTGTTCCATACGCCCCCGTGCTCCTCACCTGCGTCTCCTCCTGGGACAGCCCGCACTCCGCGGCGATCAGCATCAGCGTCGCTTCGTCCGGGTGTTTGCTCACTTTAGTGAAGTTCTCCTCCAGAGTCCGGAGCTGGTAGTCCGACAGCTGCAGCGAGTTCGTCTCTGTCGCCGACATGTCCGCTCTGGGTAAGTTCTAGAGGCAGTCTGTGAGCGCGCGGGAAAGCCCCTATCTGCGAGCTTTTGTAGAGAGGAGACGCACAGAGTAGTGTGAGAGCGTAAGAGTGCGAGGGACGAGAGCGCAGGGTGTATGCTCGCGGAGATTGGTGCGCCGAGCTTTGGTGTGACGGAGGCGCTCTGCTCCGCCCCCGCGCGCACgcacccctccctcccctttcAGCAGCGTGGAAAACTCCTCACTGCTCCAAACAGTGGCCTATACAACACTACAGAGGCACGTGCCAGAGCCTGCCGGGGGGTACGGGCTGTCAGACCTGAGACACAGAGTGCTTTGTAGGGGAGCGGTACATGAGCGGGTACATGCGGCTGTGATGCTGAAGATCGGAGTGGAGTTCTCCGGCTCTTTATGAAAGGAGGGACTCGGTTCTGTGCACCTCTCCAAAAACAATCCCAGGAAATGTAGCGGAGTGAGGCTGGACTGTGGCTCGCTACACTGCGCTACTCAAGTGTAGAGTCTCCGCACCAACAGCTCTAACAGAGATTCAAACAGGCGCAGCGTTGATTTGCCTATATGCCGCAGATAACCGCGGGTTATGTAACCTTATGACATAACCACAGAAACAATGCA includes the following:
- the hopx gene encoding homeodomain-only protein; its protein translation is MSATETNSLQLSDYQLRTLEENFTKVSKHPDEATLMLIAAECGLSQEETQKWFQLRNAKWRQAEGLPPQLGSVLD